The Gossypium arboreum isolate Shixiya-1 chromosome 6, ASM2569848v2, whole genome shotgun sequence DNA window GTTTTTGTGGGACGGGTTAACTGGTTATATAATGTGGCTTTTTTCTTATGCTGGCTTTTTGTAGTTTTTTTTGACTAGGTTGTTTAAATTGATATGCTGTTGGCATGATTATCTTTGATCTTTTTTTAGCTTTGAATTTATGTTTGTTTAACATGTAAAATGCTTATTTGTTCTGAAAGTTATTTTACCTAGTTAGTTGGGTTGGCTTATTGATATTGTATATACTAATAATCTCAGGTTGCTGCAAGGGCTTTTCATGAGTATCAGTTTCTTCCAGAGCATTCAAGTCTTAGATCTGATGCATATGGACTTGTTACTCAGTCTCATTTTCATGAATCCCCAGTCAGTGGTGTGAGGGGTAGAGCTTCACCGTTTGTGCATGGAGAGGAACCATTGTCCAGGATTCATGGCATTCAAGGTCATGGATCTCGAGCTCGCGTGTTACCTCAGCAAGGAATAATTCCTTCATCATCTCATGTGGCTGATGATTCTCTTGCAGAAAGGAATTCATTTACAAATGGGAGAAATGCTCCGTCTATTTGCCATCCGGTGTTGGGGTCTGAAGATTCATATATGCTGTCTGCTGAGCAATCCTTGAATAATGATGCTGATCCACGGATCGATAGGAAACGCAAGGTGTCTAGCTTGGTataatatgttatatatattaccTATTTCCTTCCTTGATTCTAATTCTGTATATCATTTATTTcgtttatcatttttttttcttgtagAGTGATGAAACTAGAATTGCAAAGGAAGTTGAGGCACATGAGAACAGGATTCGTAAAGAGCTTGAGAAACTAGACCATAAAAGGCGAAAGGTTTTctgttttttaaattattattgaccACGAACATTGCTTCCAAGGGAATCCTCTATATTCACTCATATCATTAAAATTGTTTTTCTCAGAGTGAAGAGAGGATGAGGAAAGAAATGGAAAGGCTTGAACGTGAAAGAAGGAAGGAAGAAGAGAGGTTGATGCGTGAGAAGCAGCGGGAAGAAGAGAGAACACAACGAGAGCAGAAACGTGAAATGGAAAGAAGACAAAAGTTTTTGCAGAAAGAATACTTGAGAGTAAGAATATTTTGCAAATGATGTCCTGACCTTAATCATAAGTGATGAatattttctttctcctttctagTCATGATGAatattttctttctcctttctagTCATGACTTTTAATTTTGGGGTTTACCTTTAGGCTGAGAAAAAGAGACAAAAGGAAGAGCTGCGAAGAGAGAGAGAGGAGGAGAGACGTAGAGTTGCCAGGGAAAAGGCAACTGCACGGAAAATTGCTAAAGAGTCTATGGATCTTCTTGAAGATGAACAGCTAGAACTCATGGAGTTGGCTGCTGCTAGGAAGGGAATATACTCAATTATTCATCTAGAACATGATACCTTGCAAAATCTTGAGTCATTTAGAGGTAAATATCACTTGAAGTCTTGAATTGCATTTGTCTACTTGCTTTTATTTAATTTGGCTTTGATTGGTGAGCTTTTTGGATCTCCACagttgaaaataatatattttcagATTTTCCTGAGATTTATTTTTCCCCATTCTATGGTAAATCTCACTTGAATTGCATTTGTTGTACTTTGATTGGTAAGCATTTTGGATAGCAGAAAAGTCTTTCAGATTCTATTGATCTTTTTCATTTGAATGAAAATAGTTGATGCCACTAATATAATGAATGTTTCTAAGTGGTTTGTTGGAGTAATTTTATGTTCCCTGTAAagaacaattaaaataatttactgTTTAGGAGGGATATGATACTAGGTGTACTTAGGGTTGAGTAGTTGATCGAGTTGAGTCAAGTTGGGTGAAAAAAATTCAAGTTAGTTGAGTTTACTAGTCTTATTTTTTCAACTAAACCTgatttgaaattttattgaatcgagtcaaaagaaaagaaattttgaGTCAAGTCGAATAAATCATtcgagttaaaataaatattcaatcaTATTTAGTATGATGAAGGAAGTCCTATAGTATTTTACTTGAATTAAAGTCCACTTTAAAAATTAGAAATCATCATGAGACACAATTTTAAATGGAAAATTGTTTAATGAAAAGGTTAATACCTTGAGACTTGAAATCTCACTCTTAGCTATCAACAAgtgattctaaaaaaaaaaaaaaacaatgagaGAAAGTTAGGGAATTTCACCAAAAAATAATAGAACATGTGTTTAGACTAATAGATCGAAAAGCCATACTAGTTAGATGACTAATCTGAACATTCAATACCAACATCAACGAGTCTTCTAGTTTTTGTAAAAAAATCAGCTTGATTGGACCACGGGTGATCTTTCGAATGTTGACTTGATCAAAACTTTGCACAATAGGTAGGGttgaattatatttaattatttgaattattcgagttatttgaaCAACTCGAGTTGTACATTTTAAATCCGAGCTAAACTATTGAACTTAACTATTTAATCGAGTTGACTTGAACaactcaaactatttaatttgaaatttaaaaatttaattggtTTTTCAAATTGAGTTGGATTCTGCTCAccctaggtatactagtcatatATCTATCACTTGGATTTGCAGAAAGATTGTGATATGTTTCCCTTGctgtttattcttatttttaatgattcttggatttttcaATTCTTGATGGGTTTTAGCTGCTGATAACCCTAATATTTCTGTTTTAGATTCATTAAGCGTGTTCCCGCCCAAGTCTGTGCAATTGAAAGGACCATTTGACATTCAACCGTGGATTGATTCAGAGGAGAATGTTGGGAATCTTCTCATGGTATAACATACTTGCCGGTTTTTCATCTGCTATAAGTTACATATCTAGTGATCTTTATATCTTTGAGTTTGTTTCCTAAATGATTTAaggtaaaattataaatatagcCACTTTTATTTCTAAAGGTAAAAGGACTATTAACACAGTTTCCTTTATCAGGCATGGAGATTTTTGATTACTTTTGCTGATATTCTCAGACTATGGCCTTTTACTCTTGATGAGTTTGTCCAAGCTTTTCATGACTATGTAAGTATCCAATGGAATgccttgttttctaattttcaTTTTTTGTTCAGCTTCCTAGATGTGATATTGTTACAAATTTAACACCAGGATTCAAGGTTGTTGGGTGAGATTCATGTTGCTATTTTGAGATCAATAATAAAAGATATTGAAGATGTTGCAAGAACACCAGCAACTGGATTAGGGATGAATCAGTACTGTTCTGCCAACCCTGAAGGTGGACACCTTCAGATTGTTGAAGGGGTAAGTGGTGTTATAGGTTTTTCATGTTGCTTATTTTCATTGCTGCTGAACCATTTTGCATTTGGTGTTTGCCAGGCATATTCCTGGGGTTTTGACATCCGGAATTGGCAGCATCACTTGAATCCACTGACATGGCCTGAAATTTTCCGGCAATTAGCAATCTCTGCTGGTTTTGGACCTCAGTTGAAGAAACAAAATGCAACATGGACATACACGGGTGATAATGATGAGGTTGTTGTAACTTTATTGCAGTCCTCTCTTTCTGCATAATGACGATCAACTTCTTTCTCCTTTAACAGTATTTAGTGTGTCTGTTTGTCTGTATATgtatgtttattttttttatctgGACCTGCAGGGTAAAGGTTGTGCTGATGTAGTTTCTACTCTACGCAATGGTTCAGCAGCTGAGAATGCATTTGCATTGATGCGAGAGAAGGGTCTGTTACTTCCTAGGAGATCGAGGCATCGTTTGACACCTGGAACTGTCAAATTTGCAGCTTTTCATGTTCTTTCGCTGGAGGGAAGCAAAGGATTAACAGTTCTAGAACTTGCAGATAAGATTCAGGTGAGTTTGGGTTGTGTTCCTATTTAATGTCAAATtaatttgaatgtttacttaCCTTTTCCTAATTTATCTGTTTCCTATTAGAAATCTGGACTTCGGGACCTTACAACAAGCAAGACTCCGGAGGCTTCTATTTCAGTTGCTTTGACAAGGGATGGAAAGCTCTTTGAAAGAATAGCTCCTTCAACTTATTGTGTACGACCTGCCTATAGGAAAGATCCCGCTGATGCAGAGGCCATACTAGCAACTGCAAGGAGAAAGATTCGGCAATTTGAGAATGGATTTTTAGGTGGAGAAGATGCTGATGAAGTTGAAAGAGATGAGGTGGAAAGAGATGATGTTGAAAGAGATGAAGACTCTGAATGTGATGTTGATGAGGATCCTGAAGTTGATGATATAGCTACTCCTTCAAATGTAAACAAAGATGCTGACTACCCTAAGAATGAAGTAAATACTTGTTTAGGAAGTAAAAATTTCCATGCCTCAGCTGATGATGAATTGGATGTTCCGGCTGAATTTGATAAGGATTTTCCACCTTTCCCTTCAAATACTGTGAAGGTTGATAATGATCCAAGTAATACTGGACAATATGTTGCCAGTGAGGAGAATGGAACAGGCAATCCTGATCAACAGAATATTGAAATTGATGAAAGTGAGTCTGGTGAGTCGTGGATTCAGGGTCTTTCAGAAGGCGAATATTCTCATCTTAGTGTCGAGGAGCGCCTTAATGCCCTTGTTGCCTTAATTGGTATTGCAAATGAAGGGAACTCTATTCGTGCTGTGCTTGAGGTAGATCTTTAGCTACAGTTTTGTATGACTGTTCTGTTGCTTGCTTATCATTTTCTTCTTTGTAATTTTGATTTATGAATTTCGCAGGATCGTCTGGAAGCAGCAAATGCTCTTAAAAAGCAAATGTGGGCTGAGGCTCAGCTTGACAAAAGTCGTCTGAAGGAAGAATGTATAATTAAAATGGATTTTCCACCTGTCATGGGAATCAAGACTGAAGCTCAACTGCCTAATTCTGCCGTGGAAGGCAGCCGAAGTCCATTTCCTGTTGCTGATAATAAAAATGATGAGGCATCTCCAAGCATTCCAGAAGACCAAAAACCCTTGCTATGTTCACAAAATGTTCAAAATGACCTCAATAGTTATCCTGCTGAAAGGGCCTTGGTACTTCAAGATGCCTCCATGGGTCCAGAAAACTTCTGTGCTCAGCAGCATGGATATGCTTCGAAAAGATCACGCTCACAGTTGAAATCATACATAGCCCACAGAGCGGAAGAGATGTATGTATACAGGTCCTTACCTCTTGGCCAAGATCGTAGGCGAAATAGATACTGGCAGTTTGTTGCTTCTGCTTCTAAAAATGATCCTTGTTCCGGCCAGATATTCGTTGAACTACATGACAGAAAATGGAGGCTGATTGATTCTGAAGAGGTACGCTATACTCATTAGAAAGGGAACTCTGTTGATATATGTTGGAATGAATTGCTAGACTAATCAGAAGAATAGAACTTTTATAACTTAAATCTGAATTTTTTTGACAATGTATTCCCTCAATTTCTTTGTAGGCTTTTGATGCTCTCTTGGCATCTTTGGATGCACGAGGAATCAGGGAATCTCATTTACGGATAATGTTGCGAAAGATTGAATCCTCCTTCAAAGAAAATGTTCGTAGGAACTTGCACTCTGCCAGGGCTATGGGCCGAAGTGGAAACTCCTCTGAGAATGAAGCTTCTGAAATTGATTCCGGTCCTGATTTTAGTGGCAGTTTTGACAGTCCTCGTAATGGGATCTGTGGGTTGAATTCTGATGCATCAGAGACATTACCTTGTTTCAAAATTCAGCTTGGGAGAAACGAAAATGAGAGAAAGTCGGCCATGAAAAGGTATCAAGATTTCCAGAGGTGGATGTGGAATGAATGTTACAATTCCTCGACTTTGTGTGCCATGAAATATGAAAAGAAGAGATGTACGCAGCTATTGGCTGTTTGTGATACTTGCCTTGGCTCTCATATGCCGGAGGATGTGCATTGTAGTTACTGCCACCAGACGTTTCGCGCCTTTAAcaataattttaatttctatGATCATGAGATTCGGTGCAAAGAAAACAGGAAGCTAGACAACAAGGATAAACATACTCTCGATTCTTCTCTCCCCATGGGAATCAACTTACTAAAGTCCTTTTGTGCTCTAGTTGAGGTGAGTTAAAACAACAGCTTACTTTCGAATTTCCTATATAAAATGGAATTCAAATTCTATGTTTTTGTCTCAAACTTTTACCTTTGCAGGTATCTATTCCGCCAGAAGCCCTTGATTCAATGTGGGTGGAGGGCCAGCGAAAGATGTGGGGCAGGAAGCTTAATGCATCTTCTTCCGCAGATGAACTCCTAAAGGTTTTCATTTATTTGAAATAGTTCTAAATTCCGAAAACAATCCATTTAATTAAGGCTTTTATTTGTGGATTTCTCCTATTACTGTGATCAAATTGGGATCTCAACAATTTTTGCTTCGTAAGTTGATGAAGAAGTTAGCGGTTATTGCTAATAGACTAAAAGACTGCCATTTGATTGCATTCTCAAATGAAACATTGTGCGAACTTTGTATCTTATCTCTTAACTCGAGCATTTAGACTTTTAATAGCATTTGCCTCTTTCTCTTGTTTTATGCAATTTTGATGTTGGTCTCACTCGAATGTCATGTTGGCGTTGCAGCTGTTGACACAGCTTGAGAGTGCCATAAAACGAGATTATTTATCGTCCAACTTTGAAACAACAAAGGAGTTATTGGGTTCTAGTCTTCAGTCAGAGAATGATTCTTCTACTGTTTCTGTGCTTCCATGGATACCCCAAACCACTCCAGCTGTAGCTTTAAGGCTTTTGGAGCTTGATTCGTCCATCATGTATGTAAAACCAGAGAAAGTCGAGCCTCCGGAGAACAGGGAAGCTAGAGCATCATATATAGTGAGTGGTTCTCGATACTTTTTTCTCCCTTCTTCGAGTCTAATATACTAATATATGGGTACATTTTACTGTGGTCTATCAAATGTAAGCTAAACGTTTTTGTTGAATATGCAGAAGCTTCCTTCGAGAACCTCTCTTTTCATCAAGAATAAAGAGCTTGGATTAAAAGAGCTAGACCAAGATGAGCCTATGAAAGAAAACTTTACCGACCTGAGTAACAGTAAACGCAGCAGCTATAAACGGGGAAGAGGCGCTCGTGAGCAAGGATCTGGTAGAAAGTGGCAGAGGAAAGGTTCTGGTTCCAAATCTGATGCCGGCAAGCAAAGTGTTAGAGAAAACAATAATTTAAGTTTCCAGCTCAAACAACAGAGCCAAAGAACCGGTCAGAGTTCTGGACATGGCCGTCGAACAGTTAGAAAGAGAGCTGAAAGTAGAGCTGCTAATAGTACAACCATGGCTCGGATGAGTAATGTGGTTAAACCAAAGGCTGATGCGATATCTGTACGAGATTTGGATGAAGAATGGAGGGCTGAAAGATTTGGGATGATGGCAACGGTAAATCCTCCTGATAGTAACAGTACGGAAGAGGAGTCGGATGACGATGGGCAAGGTGAAGGATACGGACAAGGAAACTGGGAGCTAGATCTTAATGGTGCCTCTAATGGGTGGAGTCGAGAACCGATGGAAGCTAGCTATGAAGAGGATGATGCTTATGAAGATGATAATGGCATTGAACAGGTGGTAGAAGAAGAATCCGATGGCGATTTGGAGATGAGTGATGCATCTGATGATGTCCCAAATGAAACTAGAAACGATGATGTCTTGGACTCGGCAGATTCCGAAGATTATAGTGATTAAACGAAGGGTTTTTCGACGGAAATTAGTTTAGATTGTACCACTTAGGGCATTTACACTCGTAACTCGAGCCGAATTCGAATTTAGTAATACTCAACTCAAACGACTTGAAAGCTTTGagctttttatttttaacatgtatttcaaatgtttttatattattaaattacattattatctttatgtaaatattattaaCTTTAAGCTTATTATTGAGCCGATTCAGTTAAGTTTAAGTTTGGATATGAATAAATTTAATCGAGCTTGAGTACAAATATTAATAAATGAGTTTAATCAAACTCGAGTATAAAAATAGATGTTTGATTGAATTTGAACCGAGTAATGAGTTTTGGATTTTGagtcgaatttaaaacttattaGTATTTGAGTACAATTTAGTTTGATtatacaaaataataaattaatagccAAAATGGAACATGACATAAACAAGTTACTTTTTGAAGACAATGAATTACAGTCCGATTTCAAAGAATTTTCAAGCTCAGACTTGTTTTTAAGCCGGCTCGATCCAACACAAAAATTGTTTCTTTATTCAAAatactaataaaattttaaaatatatttttatattaatatttatatattcttataattaaatttaaaattatattttattacttaAATTTAATTCTGCCacccaaaataataaattaaattattattattctaaaacATAAATgtagtaaaataagaaaagatgaaGTTTGACCCaatttttaaggactaaattgaatacaaTAATCAAAACTAAATTGTAGATTAGATATTTTTAGGCAACCTTTAACCTCTACTCATAAAATTGTCGTAATTCCCAACTTGTAGAGCCAAATCTTgtataaaatatttgttttaaattgagTTTATATTTCACACaccaataataaaaaataataatttcgaAAATGAGGTTAAAACTCAATCAtaatcttttttttcctttttagtgttttatttaattatagatCTTCACCTCCTaatacaaaattatttttcttattggCATAATGTGAAATTTAGTCATCAacatttatacattttattaatttGGTCATTATTCATTTTTGAAATAAATTCAATCATCAACTTTTTGAAAAAAGtctaattactttttttttaatgaaaaatattgaTTAAAACGTTAAAGTTTTACATCAGCCAATCATATATACAATTGGAAAGGGGTCTTGATTAATTGTGGTAAAATCAATCGCTTCGTTAGTATCTCCAACCGTATATGCTTTTCCAAAATCTTAAACTCAAACGAATGAAGTTAATGAAGGTTATTCTTCTTCGATTGAATCACTGATTCTCGACCTTTTTCTTGACTGCTCATCATCCACATTTATATTAGTATAAAATTTCAACAAATATTgtgaaatataattaaaattaattaaaagccaCAATTTTAGAGTAATAAAACTTGTAAATAGATCATTGAATCAAGTTTTAATTTTGATTATGATACTCAAatatttaacttatatatattatatctatATTGTTTTTAATCTTGTAAATTGAATATTTTTTATGTGCGATTCAAAATAAGTATGGAAATGTGGATGATGAGCGGCCAAGAAAAAGATAGAGAATCAGTAATTTAATCAAAGAAGACTAAGCTTCATCAACCACATTTGTCTCGGTTGAAGATTTTGGAAAAGCATATACGGCTGGACATACTAGCTAGGTGATTGATTTTACCATATATGGCTAGAGATATTATGAGGTGATTGACGTAAAACTTTAAcattttaatcaatatttttcgttaaaaaaaatgcaatttaactttttttttaaaggttGATGGTCAAATTTAGTTCAAAAATGAATAATGGccaaattaacaaaaaataaataaatattaaggactaaatttaattccaattttttttatcattgatgtaagaaaaacaaaatcaatttaaaacaaatattttatacAAGATTTGGCTCTACAACTTGAGAATTACGACAATTTTATGAGTAGAAGTTGAAGGTTGCCTAGAAATATATAATCTATAATTTAGTTTTGGttattatattcaatttagtccttaaaattgaATGAAGCgtcatcttttcttatttttctacATTTATATTtgagaataacaataataatttaatttactattttgggtggtttgaattaaatttaaataattaaattttattaataaaaatatttttaaatttttattaatattttgaacTGTAAAACAACTTTTTGTGCTGGATCGAGCCAATTTGAAACAAGTTTGAACTTGAAAATTCTTTGAAATCTTTCTAGTcattgatttattattttatatatcagAGTTTTGAAAAGAACAATGAACTTGAAAATAAATATaggataaaatataaaaatagtcgTCCAACTATGCCTTTAGTTCTATTTTgatcatttaattattaattttttcaatttaattacttaacttttgaaataaaatattttagaacTAAATCGAAAAAAATAATAGTTAGATGACTATTTTGTAGTTTACCCataaatataacataaattattaaatagagtTAATATTTGATACGTTACTAGTGAAAAAATTAATTTCACAAGCAAGATTCAAATACTATCGCATgtcttttataaaaaaaaatcttaattttatatttttattaaacctTGAAAGGTATATGTCGTGTATTTAACTTTACTTGTGAAGTTTTTAAACTCGAATtgattcaattcatataaatcaaACTCAAAATCAACTTTTGTTTTATATCAACACAACGCAatcgaatatacaaatatatcaaaatttatacaAATATACATCACTTTAAACACAAATATGAACTATCCCAAACCCTGAACATTGCAATATCGTTGCAAGGAACAGTCCCGAACCCTGAACATGAACTGTAAAATAAATATGGATGATTGCTTGTTGAAGAAGTTTTTATGGGTGTTTAGATTTTGACGATGATGCGGTGGTTTAGTGTTTGTATCAAGATAATAAAGGATAAATGCCATGATTGTTAAAAAGGATAACTCTGAACCTTGAACATGAACTATAAAACGAACATGGACTTGATGTAAAAAGAATCAATACTAGGCAACTAAACAATTACTTATTGAAGAAGCTTTATGGGTGTTTAGATTTTGATGAGGATGCAATGGTTTAGTTTGTATCAAGATAATAAACGATAAACACCATGACTGTTGAGAATGATAACCTCGAACCTGAAAATGAACCATAAAACTGACATGGACTCgattgtaaaaaaaaatcaatacttGGCAACCGAACAATTACTTGTTGAAGAAGCTTTATGGGTGTATAGATTTTGATGGTAATGCAATGGTTTAGTGTTTGTATCAAGATAATAAAGGATAAACACCATGATTACTGAAGAAACAAACATTGGGATTGGTCCAAAAAACCAAAGAATCAAATCAAGAGCAAAATAAAGTGATCGAAGCCCAAGTGACCAAAACTCGCCACCTCGAAGAACAGTTAATTTCACAGTTTCCATCGGTACTTCACAATTGGGTGTAGTTATCAAATAATTTGCATGAACAAAGTTCCTTGCCGATTGAACAAAGCAACAAAATGCAATGAAAAAACAAGTTAAAATGCAAATATATTTGATTGACATCGTGGATTGCCTTGTATCTCCATAGATTAAATTGCTTACGAAGAAATTATTTGATGAATTCCCGAGCCAAGCACCGATTAGAGAGCTTAGTGTTAAACAAACTGAGCATAAAAAAGTTGCAGCTGAGGTGTTCGACGCAATGACTGTTAGAGCATTGCTAATAGCTTCTTTATCAGCCTACAAAAATGAAGAAGGCAATAATCAAACACATGGTGaacaacaaaaaaagaaaaagataaatttattttttggtcattaaattattaataagtttacgttttgattattgaattatttgaaaaattttatttaagttattggaATGTTAGTATCGCTGTTGCATGGCTTTTTTTATTCGTACCATATGCACCAATCAAaagctttcatttttttttctattttacagtttaatttttttcataaaacaacTTTGATAGTCACGAATTTGTGAATGAAAATTCAAATAGTTTTATTTTTCAATCTTTGACACTGAACGTTAGTTTGACTTGAATCTAAGGTATGTTATTTTACTCGTCGATAGGTATTGAACTACCGTATCAATTGTCGAATCCTCATTCGGAGCTTTGCTAGCCAGACTttttttaaaactaaatttaacaatctaatgacttaaataaaaacttttgaatactttagtaaccattttataactttttaaagtaGAATGATCAAAACGTAAACTAACTAAAATAAAAGATGGGTTGATCGAGTTCAAAAAAGAGGTAATCATTACCTGCAATACTCGTTCGACCCAAGCTTCTTTATCGGTGTTTTCAAAACCGATCACCGTTGTGTGAGGACGATGTATGTATCTATATAAAAGGAATAGATGGTAAGCAAACATGATGAGCAAACCGGCAGGGACTAAAATCAAATCAAGATTCTCCTTTTTGAAAGACATTTGGGTTTATTTTTCTATTACAATTTTGGGTTGAATTCAGTTTTCAAAAATGATTGAAATGATTATATGTAGGAATTGATGGATTGttataacttgggaatttttggATTGTAACTTGTTGTAGAAGGGACATATTCACAATCAATGCCTTGTAACTTGCCAACTTTCTTTCCTAACTATTCTGCCAACTTGTATTATTGTTTAGGGAcaaatatcaaatttatacatgaattttggtttaatgtacaatttgatacatgaattttgattttgtgcaTTTTATGTACATAAAACTTGAATTGTGATTCGATTTTGTGCATTTTATGTACATAAAACTTGAATTGTGATTCATATG harbors:
- the LOC108482975 gene encoding homeobox-DDT domain protein RLT1-like isoform X1, with product MEAGSEGENNQINNPNKNVSSSNEGNVKPKRQMKTPFQLEALEKAYALETYPSEATRAELSEKLGLTDRQLQMWFCHRRLKEKKDTPTKKPRKVAALPPESPIDELRAGPGPDYGSGSGSGSSPNMDTRKLGGSSSRGMTEDVQTVRRYYESQQSIMELRAIACVEAQLGEPLRDDGPMLGMEFDPLPPDAFGAIPEPHNRPGHPYESKVYERNDGRSSKVAARAFHEYQFLPEHSSLRSDAYGLVTQSHFHESPVSGVRGRASPFVHGEEPLSRIHGIQGHGSRARVLPQQGIIPSSSHVADDSLAERNSFTNGRNAPSICHPVLGSEDSYMLSAEQSLNNDADPRIDRKRKVSSLSDETRIAKEVEAHENRIRKELEKLDHKRRKSEERMRKEMERLERERRKEEERLMREKQREEERTQREQKREMERRQKFLQKEYLRAEKKRQKEELRREREEERRRVAREKATARKIAKESMDLLEDEQLELMELAAARKGIYSIIHLEHDTLQNLESFRDSLSVFPPKSVQLKGPFDIQPWIDSEENVGNLLMAWRFLITFADILRLWPFTLDEFVQAFHDYDSRLLGEIHVAILRSIIKDIEDVARTPATGLGMNQYCSANPEGGHLQIVEGAYSWGFDIRNWQHHLNPLTWPEIFRQLAISAGFGPQLKKQNATWTYTGDNDEGKGCADVVSTLRNGSAAENAFALMREKGLLLPRRSRHRLTPGTVKFAAFHVLSLEGSKGLTVLELADKIQKSGLRDLTTSKTPEASISVALTRDGKLFERIAPSTYCVRPAYRKDPADAEAILATARRKIRQFENGFLGGEDADEVERDEVERDDVERDEDSECDVDEDPEVDDIATPSNVNKDADYPKNEVNTCLGSKNFHASADDELDVPAEFDKDFPPFPSNTVKVDNDPSNTGQYVASEENGTGNPDQQNIEIDESESGESWIQGLSEGEYSHLSVEERLNALVALIGIANEGNSIRAVLEDRLEAANALKKQMWAEAQLDKSRLKEECIIKMDFPPVMGIKTEAQLPNSAVEGSRSPFPVADNKNDEASPSIPEDQKPLLCSQNVQNDLNSYPAERALVLQDASMGPENFCAQQHGYASKRSRSQLKSYIAHRAEEMYVYRSLPLGQDRRRNRYWQFVASASKNDPCSGQIFVELHDRKWRLIDSEEAFDALLASLDARGIRESHLRIMLRKIESSFKENVRRNLHSARAMGRSGNSSENEASEIDSGPDFSGSFDSPRNGICGLNSDASETLPCFKIQLGRNENERKSAMKRYQDFQRWMWNECYNSSTLCAMKYEKKRCTQLLAVCDTCLGSHMPEDVHCSYCHQTFRAFNNNFNFYDHEIRCKENRKLDNKDKHTLDSSLPMGINLLKSFCALVEVSIPPEALDSMWVEGQRKMWGRKLNASSSADELLKLLTQLESAIKRDYLSSNFETTKELLGSSLQSENDSSTVSVLPWIPQTTPAVALRLLELDSSIMYVKPEKVEPPENREARASYIKLPSRTSLFIKNKELGLKELDQDEPMKENFTDLSNSKRSSYKRGRGAREQGSGRKWQRKGSGSKSDAGKQSVRENNNLSFQLKQQSQRTGQSSGHGRRTVRKRAESRAANSTTMARMSNVVKPKADAISVRDLDEEWRAERFGMMATVNPPDSNSTEEESDDDGQGEGYGQGNWELDLNGASNGWSREPMEASYEEDDAYEDDNGIEQVVEEESDGDLEMSDASDDVPNETRNDDVLDSADSEDYSD